One stretch of Tepiditoga spiralis DNA includes these proteins:
- a CDS encoding NCS2 family permease — MDKFFKITESGSTIKKEIYGGILSFLMMAYIIIVNPAILVNAIPGAMGNVNIYNQFFGAIMVATILGGSIASIIMGLFSNYPFVLAPGMGLNAYFTYTVVLKLGMDWQMALGAVFIAGFIFMIVIITGVREIISKALPDSIKYAIVGGIGIFIAFLGLKNSGIIVSNQDTLIALGNIKNDEVLTSIFGLFLISILYVLKVPGSILIGIIGATIFGLFNGVTNFKGIIGPIPSLSPTFLKLKLEPSIFKNADFWIVVITFFFVDYFDTTGTIFGLARSKHTDETKDVPRASRAYMADATGSVIGALFGTSTITTVAESDAGILYGARTGLASIVAGGMMLLMLFFAPLATSIPTAATAPALIFIGSLMLKEIGKIKWNDSTEGLPAFLTIILMPLTYSIAMGLAFGIITYPILKLFSGKSKEVHWMSWILCFIFIVYLGFLK; from the coding sequence ATGGATAAATTCTTTAAAATAACTGAATCTGGTAGCACCATAAAAAAAGAAATTTATGGAGGAATATTATCTTTTTTAATGATGGCATATATCATTATAGTTAATCCAGCAATACTTGTAAATGCTATTCCTGGAGCTATGGGAAATGTTAATATTTATAATCAATTTTTTGGTGCTATAATGGTTGCAACAATACTTGGTGGATCAATAGCTTCCATAATAATGGGATTATTTTCAAATTATCCATTCGTACTTGCTCCTGGAATGGGATTAAATGCATATTTTACTTATACTGTTGTTTTAAAACTTGGAATGGATTGGCAGATGGCTCTTGGAGCAGTTTTTATTGCAGGCTTTATTTTTATGATAGTTATCATAACCGGTGTTAGGGAAATAATTTCAAAAGCTCTTCCAGATTCAATTAAGTATGCTATAGTAGGTGGAATAGGAATATTCATAGCTTTTCTTGGTTTGAAAAATTCTGGTATTATTGTATCTAATCAAGATACTTTAATAGCTCTTGGAAATATTAAAAATGATGAAGTTTTAACCTCTATTTTCGGTTTATTTTTAATATCAATATTGTATGTTTTAAAAGTTCCTGGATCAATTCTTATTGGAATAATAGGTGCAACAATATTTGGATTATTTAATGGAGTTACTAATTTTAAAGGAATAATAGGTCCAATACCGAGTTTATCTCCAACCTTTTTAAAACTCAAATTAGAACCAAGTATATTTAAAAATGCCGATTTTTGGATTGTTGTAATAACTTTTTTCTTCGTAGATTATTTTGATACAACTGGAACAATTTTTGGGCTTGCACGTTCAAAACATACAGATGAAACTAAAGATGTTCCAAGAGCATCAAGAGCATATATGGCTGATGCTACTGGATCAGTAATTGGAGCTTTATTTGGAACTTCTACAATAACTACTGTTGCTGAAAGTGATGCAGGAATATTATATGGAGCAAGAACTGGCTTAGCATCAATAGTAGCTGGTGGAATGATGCTTTTAATGTTGTTCTTTGCACCACTTGCTACATCTATACCTACAGCAGCAACGGCACCCGCTTTAATTTTTATAGGATCTTTAATGTTAAAAGAAATTGGAAAAATAAAATGGAATGATTCAACTGAAGGATTACCAGCATTTTTAACCATAATATTAATGCCATTAACATATTCAATAGCAATGGGACTTGCTTTTGGAATAATAACTTATCCAATTTTAAAACTATTTAGCGGAAAATCAAAAGAAGTTCATTGGATGTCTTGGATTCTTTGCTTTATCTTCATTGTATACCTTGGATTCTTAAAATAA
- a CDS encoding M3 family oligoendopeptidase, protein MNWDLTFFYESPSSKKIKKDLDEFLNMAQELKNEYYNKLGNENLSPIELKIFFNKLEEFEQKGYYPSQYSNLLFASNTLDQEAQKLRAMVQDYFTKASIITSFWSPVLLKLSEEKLTELKESKELIQYKHVMEKLVDSKKHTLSEEAEKVMTALSSSSREAFGDLYGRLTNSYEFKFRIGEEVKTITGPQLRSMRLNPDPDIRSRAMKMFFERYEKDKITLEHTYNSIVKHYDTESKLRNFPEPNSMKNLKNEVNDEIVKMVMGVTTEKTPIVHSYYEWKAKQLKTDITLADIYAPLKSVNKEYDFESAKKIVLDSYYQFDKEFGDIAKSFFDENRIDSEIRKGKRGGAFCSYYIPNKKPFVLINYTGNMRDIMTLAHELGHGIHGTLSSKQNLLNYHTPLTMAEVASVFGEMLVMDKLLNELNEEDKKLFIASKIEDMFATMFRQNMFARFEVQAHKMIEENGMASWEELSDLYERELKIMFGNSVKITPEYKYEWASIPHIFNVPFYVYAYNYANLLVIALYEKYLEEGKDFVPKYKELLSSGGNDYPNILLEKLGIDITKKEFWEKGFDYVEKLIKEIM, encoded by the coding sequence TTGAATTGGGATTTAACATTTTTTTATGAATCACCATCATCTAAAAAAATAAAAAAAGATTTAGATGAATTTCTAAATATGGCTCAAGAATTAAAAAACGAATATTACAATAAATTGGGTAATGAAAATCTTTCACCCATTGAATTAAAAATATTTTTTAATAAATTAGAAGAATTCGAACAAAAAGGATATTATCCATCTCAGTATTCTAATTTATTGTTTGCATCAAATACATTAGATCAAGAAGCACAAAAGCTTAGAGCAATGGTTCAAGACTATTTTACTAAAGCTTCTATTATAACTTCTTTTTGGTCACCAGTGTTATTAAAACTCAGTGAAGAAAAATTAACTGAGCTAAAAGAATCAAAGGAATTAATACAATACAAACATGTTATGGAAAAATTAGTTGATTCAAAAAAACATACATTGAGTGAAGAAGCAGAAAAAGTGATGACAGCATTAAGTAGTTCTTCAAGGGAAGCTTTTGGAGATCTATATGGAAGACTAACTAATTCGTATGAATTTAAGTTTAGAATAGGTGAAGAGGTAAAAACTATAACTGGTCCACAATTAAGATCTATGAGATTAAATCCTGATCCAGATATTAGAAGTAGAGCAATGAAGATGTTTTTTGAAAGATATGAAAAAGATAAAATTACACTTGAACATACTTATAATTCTATAGTAAAACATTATGATACTGAAAGTAAACTTAGGAATTTTCCTGAGCCAAATTCTATGAAAAATTTAAAAAATGAAGTAAATGATGAAATAGTAAAAATGGTAATGGGAGTAACTACAGAAAAAACTCCTATTGTTCATAGTTATTATGAATGGAAAGCTAAACAGTTAAAGACTGATATAACTCTTGCAGATATTTATGCACCACTTAAATCTGTAAATAAAGAATATGATTTTGAATCAGCAAAAAAAATTGTTTTAGATTCATATTATCAATTTGATAAAGAATTTGGAGATATTGCTAAATCTTTTTTTGATGAAAATAGAATAGATTCAGAAATAAGAAAGGGAAAAAGAGGTGGAGCATTTTGTTCTTATTATATTCCAAATAAAAAACCATTTGTTTTAATTAATTATACTGGAAATATGAGAGATATAATGACTCTTGCACATGAATTAGGACATGGAATTCATGGAACTTTATCTTCAAAACAAAACTTGTTAAATTATCATACTCCTCTTACAATGGCTGAAGTAGCTTCAGTTTTTGGCGAAATGTTAGTTATGGATAAGTTATTAAATGAATTAAACGAAGAAGATAAAAAGTTATTTATAGCTTCAAAAATAGAAGATATGTTTGCAACAATGTTTAGACAAAATATGTTTGCAAGATTTGAAGTTCAAGCTCACAAAATGATAGAAGAAAATGGAATGGCTTCGTGGGAAGAATTGAGTGATTTATATGAAAGAGAATTGAAAATTATGTTTGGGAATTCTGTTAAAATTACTCCAGAATACAAGTATGAATGGGCGTCTATTCCACATATATTTAATGTTCCATTTTATGTTTATGCTTATAATTATGCAAATTTATTAGTAATAGCTTTATATGAAAAATATCTTGAAGAAGGTAAAGATTTTGTTCCTAAGTACAAAGAGCTTTTAAGTAGTGGTGGAAATGATTATCCAAATATTTTATTAGAGAAACTTGGAATAGATATAACTAAAAAGGAGTTTTGGGAAAAAGGATTTGATTATGTTGAAAAATTGATAAAAGAAATAATGTAA
- a CDS encoding GGDEF domain-containing protein, with the protein MYKKNNLEDRLFSIILIVSFILSFISIVGNILLHFPFYVNLKWMIFIILILYTFFKSQITYKIKEKFIFFFFVIFIMIPYGWFDSGGNQNNTIAYFFLILICISFLFYGKSRIFLIISLVSIFITLQFLGHYFPNLVKIYDEQNQFMDRIIQIPITLITSFLLLNQFSNEYRKEKTELKKANEKLKFYAQKDSLTALYNRRIYDEKLKEILNKKLSEKVTIFSILLDIDNFKKINDNFGHDTGDLAIKLVANELEKIFNKSFVTRWGGDEFAILYFDETNSLLEKINLLQKNIKNKSKKLNTKITLSIGITKIKTTDNEKTLLKRTDKALYLSKENGKDQYNIL; encoded by the coding sequence ATGTATAAAAAAAATAATCTTGAAGATAGACTATTTAGTATAATATTGATTGTATCTTTTATATTATCTTTTATTTCAATTGTTGGAAATATACTTTTACACTTTCCATTTTATGTTAATTTAAAATGGATGATATTTATTATATTAATTTTATACACTTTTTTTAAAAGCCAAATAACTTATAAAATTAAAGAAAAATTTATTTTTTTCTTTTTTGTTATTTTTATAATGATACCTTATGGTTGGTTTGACTCTGGTGGGAATCAAAACAATACCATTGCTTACTTTTTTTTAATATTAATATGTATCTCTTTTTTATTTTATGGTAAGTCACGAATTTTTTTAATAATATCATTAGTTTCAATATTTATAACTTTACAATTTCTTGGACATTATTTTCCAAATTTAGTAAAAATTTATGATGAACAAAACCAATTCATGGATAGAATAATACAAATTCCAATTACATTAATAACTTCTTTTTTATTATTAAATCAATTTTCAAATGAATATAGAAAAGAAAAAACAGAATTAAAAAAAGCTAATGAAAAATTAAAATTTTATGCTCAAAAAGATTCTTTAACCGCCTTATACAATAGAAGAATTTACGATGAAAAATTAAAAGAAATATTGAATAAAAAACTTTCAGAAAAAGTTACCATCTTTTCTATACTACTTGACATAGATAATTTTAAAAAAATAAATGATAATTTTGGTCATGATACAGGTGATTTAGCAATTAAATTAGTAGCCAATGAATTAGAAAAAATATTCAATAAAAGTTTTGTAACAAGATGGGGTGGAGATGAATTTGCTATACTATATTTTGATGAAACTAATTCATTATTAGAAAAAATAAATTTATTACAAAAAAATATTAAAAATAAATCAAAAAAATTAAATACAAAAATAACTTTGAGTATTGGAATTACTAAAATAAAAACAACAGATAACGAAAAAACACTCTTAAAAAGGACAGACAAAGCATTGTATCTTTCAAAAGAAAACGGCAAAGATCAATACAATATATTATAA
- the ade gene encoding adenine deaminase, with translation MKIKDIIPVALGKELPDVLLKNLKLVNVFTGKIEKTNIALYRKRIAGIGDYQEGKKIIDLGGKYVIPGLIDAHMHLESSMLSPRQFAKIALKNGTTTVIADPHEITNVLGISGIEYMIKSTEGIPLNVYIAIPSAVPATGMETSGARLGPEDIVGFVDRYPRRVIALGEVMNFPGVLNCDPELLTKIEILRHKYKKIDGHSPFLSGKELNAYIDAFIRSDHECTTVQEALEKVGKGMQVFIREGTAAKNFDGLIDAVDEYNFPYFSFCTDDKDPKDILKEGHINYIVKKAIKHGLNPITAIRMATINTARHYNLRSMGAIAPGYKADILVVDDLSEFNISMVIKDSKVVVNNNKLVDPIEGVFNELPESVGKVILPKISVEDLKIKDKNKKIRVIEMFEGSLITKELHLEPKTKNGYIVADSERDIAKIAILERHTGSGYSLGFIKGLSVKNGAVGTTVGHDAHNIGIVGTDDEDMIIAAKELEKMNGGLVIVKNKKVIWKLGLPIAGLMTNENYKTVVETLENQEDALKKIGCEKDIFMTLAFVQLGVIPEIKITDRGIVNVAKQEFVSIYVE, from the coding sequence ATGAAGATTAAAGATATTATTCCAGTAGCTCTTGGTAAAGAACTTCCAGATGTATTGCTTAAAAATTTAAAATTAGTTAATGTTTTCACTGGAAAGATAGAAAAAACAAATATTGCTCTTTATAGAAAGAGAATAGCGGGAATTGGTGACTATCAAGAAGGAAAAAAAATCATAGACCTTGGAGGAAAATATGTAATACCAGGATTGATTGATGCCCATATGCATTTAGAAAGTTCAATGTTATCTCCAAGACAATTTGCAAAAATAGCTTTAAAAAATGGTACAACAACAGTGATTGCAGACCCACACGAAATAACAAATGTCCTAGGAATAAGTGGTATAGAGTACATGATAAAATCAACAGAAGGAATACCATTAAATGTTTATATTGCTATTCCATCTGCAGTTCCAGCAACTGGCATGGAAACATCTGGAGCAAGACTTGGACCAGAAGATATAGTTGGGTTTGTTGATAGATATCCAAGAAGAGTAATTGCTTTAGGAGAGGTTATGAACTTCCCTGGAGTTTTAAACTGTGATCCAGAACTTTTAACTAAAATAGAAATATTAAGGCACAAATACAAAAAGATAGATGGACATTCACCATTTTTGAGTGGAAAAGAATTAAATGCCTATATAGATGCATTTATACGTTCAGATCATGAATGCACAACCGTTCAAGAAGCCCTTGAAAAAGTAGGGAAAGGTATGCAAGTTTTTATAAGAGAAGGAACTGCAGCAAAAAACTTTGATGGTTTAATAGATGCTGTTGATGAATACAACTTCCCATATTTTTCATTTTGTACAGACGATAAAGATCCCAAAGATATATTAAAGGAAGGTCATATAAACTATATAGTAAAAAAAGCCATAAAACATGGATTAAACCCTATAACTGCAATAAGAATGGCAACAATAAATACTGCAAGGCACTATAATCTTAGAAGTATGGGTGCAATAGCTCCAGGTTATAAGGCAGATATTCTTGTTGTTGATGATTTAAGTGAATTTAATATAAGTATGGTAATAAAAGATTCAAAAGTAGTTGTAAATAACAATAAATTAGTAGATCCTATTGAAGGAGTCTTCAATGAGCTTCCAGAAAGTGTGGGAAAGGTAATACTTCCAAAAATTTCTGTAGAAGATTTAAAGATTAAGGATAAAAATAAAAAAATAAGAGTAATTGAAATGTTTGAAGGTTCTTTAATAACAAAAGAGTTACATTTAGAACCAAAAACAAAAAACGGATACATAGTGGCTGATTCAGAAAGAGATATAGCAAAAATAGCTATTTTAGAAAGGCACACAGGAAGCGGATACTCACTTGGTTTTATAAAAGGACTAAGTGTAAAAAATGGTGCTGTTGGTACAACCGTTGGTCATGATGCTCACAATATCGGAATAGTGGGAACAGATGATGAAGATATGATAATTGCTGCAAAAGAACTCGAAAAAATGAATGGGGGACTTGTAATAGTAAAAAATAAAAAAGTAATATGGAAACTTGGGCTTCCAATAGCTGGTTTAATGACAAATGAAAATTATAAAACTGTTGTTGAAACTTTAGAAAATCAAGAAGATGCCTTAAAGAAAATTGGATGCGAAAAGGATATTTTTATGACACTCGCCTTTGTTCAACTTGGAGTAATACCAGAAATAAAAATAACAGATAGAGGCATAGTAAATGTTGCAAAACAAGAGTTTGTCAGTATATATGTTGAATAG
- a CDS encoding J domain-containing protein codes for MGKKNYYDLLGVSKNANTEEITNAYKKILSEYYDKLTELEQTEDSVDTEEYKEIIQEIQQAYTTLSDPDKKKTYDKYLELLSQHEEKQNKNIISKKNIAITLSVIASIFLFIFIFYSLKVTPQKIENTVKKGNLIKGTEMLIKLKDMNERYNALTTVTKFVFKDPQNVEFPTLLNNLILISEKFPDIDYKNRALILLSNKNFEIKNYKDAFYIIEKINQDNYKYVILNSIIDSKDFFNETYVYNRTIEFINSLKDEKLKTNIISDVSYSSFKEKKYEKLTDSIEKLYKDKEKYLAMEEVLSNFIRDGVYENYNILFSNYAKIAKDIKDKNISDKILVDLINNYIKLNDRVGAINLINDLSNDESKYALLLKTVKENNIQDIEKSNTFYDISLKVASSLKNSEYKRNAIKEILNKVSSNGDFDRSKSMSDLAQRYLKLGKIERALTLTYRIEDDDYRFDTLQLVIKEYIEKNKLDEALAIIESLKSNNFPKINPSIIVLYKYKIMSTLAQAYAVSKDFKKAVYLAEIVSKGSENSYITLSFIVEKYVEMKSFNEALEVIKMIKLDKDKSVQLNNVIGIYVKEKNYKNAENIFLKAIQSVDSMKNPAYKSKALINILNNYFKTSRFDIMNEIILNSLDSIKNINDDVEKLSALNYVFEKYMKVKIFTESDIIFSRYLDIVNSFEMYELKAKTLNTALDNYFEIKNFKNSNNFFSKALSILENFKVDTDKTQILQKIINKYMNIGNYEKSKEVFMEGFNVVNGIEKKSENILFLLNNYIKTNNLKINSEIFSKALDVVKTIKYSEEKYFTHEKVMQLYMNIKDFKNSDDVILKSLNTIENIEYSEYKFKALNTLIDRYIKIGNFTNNSLFFSKALNIAKNIKFDSDKSDFIIMILNKYQKTGYFENTKDIFVKSLEITNEILKINNKINTLNFILDKYLTINTNKDSKYIFIKAIEITGNIKDEEIKYKSLSGINNKYVSVGNKKDANLVFSASLNIANLIRNSYFKSMALQNISQNYVKLGNLNGAIEIINKMNDEKVKFESLNNIIENFYLSVNVNDQYKEYSSILLKTLSFIENKISDEFKPLALNSFMNKYMITGIYKDSDLIFSIILDTISPLKSKYDILNKTIDNYLKLKKFDKINDFFTKALSITNTLEKEEQKTAMLEKIINKYMITDKIKNSDSFFIKAFDVSYKIRNSEMKFNSINTIIDKIASTNSIKDTEKIYSKAVDVANSISDIDLKFSALTIIDITFEDLKK; via the coding sequence ATGGGAAAGAAAAACTATTATGATCTTCTTGGGGTTAGCAAAAATGCGAATACTGAAGAAATAACAAATGCTTACAAAAAGATTTTGTCTGAATATTATGACAAACTCACAGAATTAGAACAAACCGAAGATAGTGTCGATACAGAAGAATATAAAGAAATAATACAAGAGATACAACAAGCTTACACAACACTTTCTGATCCTGATAAAAAAAAGACTTATGATAAATATTTAGAACTCTTAAGTCAACACGAAGAAAAACAAAATAAAAATATTATAAGTAAAAAAAATATTGCTATAACTTTATCAGTCATAGCGAGTATTTTTTTATTTATTTTTATCTTTTATTCTTTAAAAGTAACTCCCCAAAAAATTGAAAACACTGTAAAAAAAGGTAATCTTATAAAAGGAACAGAAATGTTAATTAAATTAAAAGATATGAATGAAAGATACAATGCCTTAACAACAGTTACCAAATTTGTTTTTAAAGACCCTCAAAATGTAGAATTCCCAACACTATTGAATAACTTAATTTTAATATCAGAAAAATTTCCAGATATTGACTATAAAAATAGAGCTTTAATACTACTATCTAATAAAAATTTTGAAATTAAAAATTACAAAGATGCTTTTTATATAATAGAAAAAATCAATCAAGACAATTATAAGTATGTAATTTTGAACTCTATCATAGACAGCAAAGATTTTTTCAATGAAACTTATGTTTACAACAGAACTATTGAGTTTATAAATTCTTTAAAAGATGAAAAGTTGAAAACTAACATTATTTCTGATGTATCTTATTCTTCGTTTAAAGAAAAAAAGTATGAAAAATTAACAGATTCTATAGAAAAACTATATAAAGACAAAGAAAAATATCTTGCAATGGAAGAAGTTTTGAGTAATTTTATAAGAGATGGAGTATATGAAAATTATAATATACTATTTTCTAATTACGCAAAAATAGCAAAAGATATAAAAGATAAAAATATTTCAGATAAAATATTAGTAGATTTAATAAATAACTATATAAAATTAAATGACAGAGTAGGTGCAATAAACCTAATAAATGATTTATCAAATGATGAATCTAAATATGCTCTATTATTAAAAACAGTAAAAGAAAATAATATACAAGATATTGAAAAATCTAATACTTTTTATGACATTTCTTTAAAAGTAGCAAGTTCTTTAAAAAATTCTGAATACAAAAGAAATGCAATAAAAGAAATATTAAATAAAGTTTCAAGTAATGGAGACTTTGACAGATCAAAATCAATGAGCGATTTAGCTCAAAGATACTTAAAACTTGGAAAAATAGAAAGAGCTTTAACTTTAACCTATAGAATTGAAGATGATGATTACAGATTTGATACTCTGCAATTAGTTATAAAAGAGTACATAGAAAAAAATAAATTAGATGAAGCTTTAGCAATAATCGAAAGTTTAAAATCAAATAATTTTCCTAAAATTAATCCTTCTATTATTGTATTATATAAGTATAAAATAATGAGTACATTAGCTCAAGCTTATGCTGTATCTAAAGACTTTAAAAAAGCCGTATATTTAGCAGAAATAGTTAGTAAGGGTAGCGAAAATAGTTATATTACTTTAAGTTTTATAGTAGAAAAATATGTTGAAATGAAAAGCTTCAATGAAGCATTAGAAGTAATTAAAATGATTAAATTAGATAAAGATAAGTCCGTACAATTAAATAATGTAATTGGAATATATGTTAAAGAAAAAAACTATAAAAATGCAGAAAATATATTCTTAAAAGCCATTCAATCTGTAGATTCAATGAAAAATCCAGCATATAAATCAAAAGCACTTATAAATATATTAAATAATTACTTTAAAACTTCAAGATTTGATATTATGAATGAAATTATTTTAAACTCTCTTGACAGTATTAAAAATATAAATGATGATGTTGAAAAACTATCTGCATTAAATTATGTATTTGAAAAATATATGAAAGTAAAAATATTTACCGAATCAGACATTATATTTTCAAGATACTTAGACATAGTAAATAGTTTTGAAATGTATGAATTGAAAGCAAAAACATTAAATACTGCCTTGGATAATTACTTTGAAATTAAAAATTTTAAAAATTCAAATAACTTTTTCTCAAAAGCTTTGAGCATATTGGAGAACTTTAAAGTTGATACTGATAAAACTCAAATTTTACAAAAAATAATCAATAAGTATATGAATATAGGCAACTATGAAAAATCAAAAGAAGTGTTTATGGAAGGCTTTAATGTTGTAAATGGAATCGAAAAAAAATCTGAAAATATTTTATTTCTTCTGAATAATTATATAAAAACAAATAATTTAAAAATAAACTCTGAAATATTTTCAAAAGCTTTAGATGTTGTAAAAACAATAAAATATAGCGAAGAAAAATACTTTACACATGAAAAAGTTATGCAATTATACATGAATATAAAGGATTTCAAAAATTCTGACGATGTTATACTTAAATCATTGAATACAATTGAAAATATAGAATACAGTGAATATAAGTTTAAAGCTTTAAATACATTAATAGATAGATACATAAAAATAGGAAACTTTACTAATAACAGTTTGTTTTTTTCAAAAGCTTTAAATATTGCAAAAAATATAAAATTTGATTCAGACAAATCCGACTTTATAATAATGATATTAAATAAATATCAAAAAACAGGGTACTTTGAAAATACGAAAGATATTTTTGTAAAAAGCCTTGAAATAACAAATGAAATACTAAAAATAAACAATAAAATAAATACATTAAATTTTATTTTAGATAAATATTTGACTATAAATACTAATAAAGATTCAAAATATATCTTTATTAAAGCTATTGAAATTACTGGAAATATAAAGGATGAAGAAATAAAATATAAATCTCTTTCTGGAATAAACAATAAATATGTTAGTGTTGGAAATAAAAAAGATGCAAATTTGGTTTTTTCAGCCTCGTTAAACATTGCAAATTTAATAAGAAATAGCTATTTTAAATCTATGGCACTTCAAAATATATCTCAAAACTATGTAAAATTAGGAAATTTAAATGGTGCAATTGAAATTATAAATAAAATGAATGATGAAAAAGTTAAGTTTGAATCTTTAAATAACATTATAGAAAATTTCTATCTTTCAGTAAATGTCAATGATCAATACAAAGAATATTCAAGCATTCTTTTAAAAACATTATCATTTATAGAAAATAAAATTTCCGATGAATTCAAACCATTAGCTTTAAACTCATTTATGAATAAATATATGATTACAGGTATATACAAAGATTCAGACTTAATATTTTCAATAATATTAGATACAATTTCACCATTAAAATCTAAATATGACATATTAAATAAAACAATAGATAACTACTTAAAATTAAAGAAGTTTGATAAAATAAATGACTTTTTTACAAAAGCACTGTCTATAA